The Nitrosopumilus sp. b3 sequence TGCTCAAAGCAACCCAATGCGTCATAGAATTTTCCATCATTCAATAGGATTTTTCCTTTTTTTACAAGTTCCTGAATTTGGCTCACAAATTACATGAAACATTAATTCTATTAAATTTGAGACAATTTTTATCTATACTATATGAATAAAACTAAACAAATTTTCAAACATTGAATCAAAATTTAAATAAATTTTTCACCATAGTAAGTTATGAATCTAGACGATACAGATGAAAAGATTCTCAAAAATTTAATGATGGATGCGAGGCAATCAGCAAGACAGTTAGCACTCAAACTTGGAATGTCCACGGTTACTGTATTATCAAGAATAAAAAAATTGGAAAAAGAGAAGATCATCAAAGGGTATACTGCAATTATTGATCATGAAAAAATAGGGTATTCACTTACTGCAATAATAGAGATAGTTGCCAAAAATGACAAAATTGTTGGTATTGAAGAGGAAATATCAAAATTCGAAAATGTGTGCGGAGTATATGATATTACAGGTTCAACTGACACCATAGTAGTGGCAAAATTCAAGGAAAGAAATGAATTAAGCAAATTTGTAAAGGGACTTGCATCCATTACAAATGTGGAAAATACAATCACACATGTAGTTCTAAATACTGCAAAAGAAGATTTTAGATTGACTTAGTAAAATGAAGCGATTTAGTATTTTTCTTATTTCATTTGTTATTCTTGGAGCATCACAGATAGCTGATGCTCAATCAAACAATCTAGATATGGAACTTGAAGTGACAGATGAAGAGAAAATAATTCTTTTTTCAGGGTTTGCCATTGCAGTAATTGGAATCTTTCTTTTTTTAGCAAGAGACATCATACTTCGTAGAAAAACATCTTACGATAAAGAGGAACATGAGTCAAAAAGTGAAAAAACTTATGAAAAATATCATTCAGATTGGGGAGATGATTATGAAGAGTTGGGTACAAGAAAGAATACAAAAGAAGATAAAGAATTTCGAGATGCGGCATTAAATAATGAGCTCCCAAATTATTATGAAATTCTAGGAATTTCAAATGATGCAACAAAAGAAGAAATTAAACAAAAGTTCAGAGAGCTTGCAAAAAAAACACACCCAGACAAGACCAAAGAAGATTCAGAAGAAGAGATGATTAAATTAAACAAAGCATACGAAGTGCTCTCAGATAAAGACAGGAGAGAGAGGTATGATAAATATCTAAACGTAGGCTAGTTAGAATTTAGTTTTACAATTATCATACTAAGTTCAATCAAATTTGGAGTTTGAACACTGTTTGTTAGATTTGTAAATAATTCGATAGTCATAGGTTTTCCTTCACAATCTATCTGTGTAGTTATTTTTAATTCACCAAATTCCGTATTTGGTCCAAGCATCTTTTTTGTCAACAAGGGTACAATAGATAGATCTTTCACAGTACCTTTCATTTTG is a genomic window containing:
- a CDS encoding Lrp/AsnC family transcriptional regulator, which translates into the protein MNLDDTDEKILKNLMMDARQSARQLALKLGMSTVTVLSRIKKLEKEKIIKGYTAIIDHEKIGYSLTAIIEIVAKNDKIVGIEEEISKFENVCGVYDITGSTDTIVVAKFKERNELSKFVKGLASITNVENTITHVVLNTAKEDFRLT
- a CDS encoding DnaJ domain-containing protein — translated: MKRFSIFLISFVILGASQIADAQSNNLDMELEVTDEEKIILFSGFAIAVIGIFLFLARDIILRRKTSYDKEEHESKSEKTYEKYHSDWGDDYEELGTRKNTKEDKEFRDAALNNELPNYYEILGISNDATKEEIKQKFRELAKKTHPDKTKEDSEEEMIKLNKAYEVLSDKDRRERYDKYLNVG